In Candidatus Abyssobacteria bacterium SURF_5, the sequence ATGCGCTCCGGGTCATCGCCCTCTTTGGATACAAGCGACGGATTGGTGGTAACACCATCGACGATCCCGAGCGCCATCGCCTCCTTGATCGCCTTTACATTGGCCGTATCAACAAAAATTTTCATTCTCCCTTTCTCCCCTTTGGTTCAGGTATATCCTTTCTTCTTCAAGCCAACTTCCGCTTTCGCACTACCTCCGCAATCTCGAGGGCCTGCTCCATCAACGCCTGCATTTCCGCGAGAGGGATCATGCTGGCGGCATCGCACTTGGCGCTCATCGGCGCGGGATGGCATTCAAGGAACAGCGCGTTGCTGCCCGCCGCCACGCCGGCCCGCATCAGATGCGGCACATACTCCGGCTTGCCGCCCCGCGGGTCCTTGCTCGGCAGTCCGTACACGCGCACGATGTGCGTCGCGTCGAACACCACCGGAAACCCGAGCGCCTGCATGACCGGAATCGAGCAGATATCGCTAACCAGATTGTTGTAACCGAAGCAGCTCCCGCGCTCGGTCAATAGTATCTGGTTGTTGCCGGTGCTCAAGATCTTGCCGACTGCGCTCGACATGCCGTCGGGCGCGATGAATTGCCCCTTCTTCACGTTTACCGGCTTGCCCGCCGCCCCGGCCTTCAAGAGAAGGCTGGTCTGCTGGCACAGATATGCGGGTATCTGCAGCACGTCGAGATATTCGGCCGCGACGTCGATATCGCTCAGCCGGTGCACGTCGGATAGCACCGGAAGCCCGAATTCCCGCTTGACCTTCTTGAGCGTCTTGCAGCCTTCGATCACGCCGGGCCCGATATAGGACTTCTCCGAGCCGCGATTATCCTTCTCATAAGACGACTTGAAAATGACCGGAACACTGAGCCTGTCGCGCAGGCCTGCCAGAAACCGGGCGGTCTCGAAGGTAATGCTCTCTTCCTCTAGCACGCACGGCCCTGCGATCAGCGCGAGCGGCCGCCCGTGGCCGATCACGATATCGCCAACTCTTACATCTTGCATCGCATTATACCTTCAACAAGTCCGAAAGCCGCCACTTCAGCCGCCACAGCGGCAACATCTTCTTTATATCCTGCAACAAGTCTTCTTCCGCCGTCTGCGAGGCGGCGGCATATGCATGAACGAACCGCAGCAGGTCCGTGCGAGTGATCACCCGCCTGCGCTGGTTTATCTTCTGGACCGACCGATACAGCCTCAGCAGGTTCATCCGTTTTCTATATTCCGGCAGCGGAACATGGATAGCGGCGCCGTCAAGATCGAGAAGGTAAAGTTGCTCGCCCGATTTGAGGATATTCTTCAGATGCAGGTCTGCATGGTAGATGCCGGCCGCGTGCATCCGCGCTATCAGCCGGCCGAGCGAGCTGATGCAGCGCCTTTTCTCTCCGATCGCCTGCCGGTCGTCGGGCGCATATGCCAGGGCCTCTTCCCGCAGGTCGACCCCCGGAGTGATCTGTCGCGTCGCGAGAGCGCCGCGGTAAGTGAACGGACCGGTCCTCTGAAC encodes:
- a CDS encoding 3-deoxy-8-phosphooctulonate synthase; this translates as MQDVRVGDIVIGHGRPLALIAGPCVLEEESITFETARFLAGLRDRLSVPVIFKSSYEKDNRGSEKSYIGPGVIEGCKTLKKVKREFGLPVLSDVHRLSDIDVAAEYLDVLQIPAYLCQQTSLLLKAGAAGKPVNVKKGQFIAPDGMSSAVGKILSTGNNQILLTERGSCFGYNNLVSDICSIPVMQALGFPVVFDATHIVRVYGLPSKDPRGGKPEYVPHLMRAGVAAGSNALFLECHPAPMSAKCDAASMIPLAEMQALMEQALEIAEVVRKRKLA